The Helianthus annuus cultivar XRQ/B chromosome 11, HanXRQr2.0-SUNRISE, whole genome shotgun sequence region tcatttaactacaagtctacaacagccaaaaaaaatatatatatatgaaacccTTATACGTCTTAATTTTCTCCTAATCATcacacaaaacaaaaaaaaaaaaatcaataaagaaACTATACTAGTTCTATATCAGAGTTCTGGCGTAATATGGGTCGGTCTTGCCGGAATTTTGGTTTTTCCGGCAAAAAAAGTCATCCAATCGTAAGCAGTGGCGTCAAGTCGCTAGGAGTTTTTTTGGGGCGGTATTTGGAATTGGAATGGGTGGATCGGTTTgagttattttatttagttcaaatttctttGAAAGGGTTTGGGCTTgggttaataaaaatatattttagctTGGACTTTGATTGGGTTAAGTAATTAAGTGGTTaaagaataattatataaattgtgttatatatttgtgtattaaataataatcagtgtttaattttttttaaattcataatatttttttctaagtggggcggttgaaaattttcaaggggtgcgggtgaaaatttccaaggggtgcggtcgaaaTTTCCGAcgaaaaaaaacactaaaaaatattttttcaagtggtgcgcccgcccacccacgCCTTAGGGTGGGTACGCCCTTGAGACAACGATAACCAACACACGTTTGAATCGCCGGCGAACAAATATGGAACCAGATTAGAAGTTTTGGCCAGTACTGGTTGCCGCTGCGGGCTACCAGATGGAATCAGTGACCACCGCGGGCAACCAAATGGAATCAGTGGCCGCCATTGGTTTGGCCGGCAAAGGTTAGGTTTTTGTGGAGTTAATATTTGCGCCGgagaagaaagaacagttgtgtACTTGTGTTATTATGTTAAATTGTTGATTGGTTTAATTATCTTTGTTTGTAACTTCATTAAGAATGGGGATATTTGTAATTTAGCTTTTGGGTTGGGTATATATATAATTAGGCTAGTAGAGGAAGGTTctttggggaacactaaaaagtggggaacagtggggaaccgactcaaacgaactatgattggactcattccagcggcgttggaaccggctcgtcgaaccctaactaggatctcttaaccctaaaccctaaatcctaactcctaaactctaaaccctaaagctaaaaaataaggctaaaatctaaggtaaaccgtaaaatctaaactataaaccctaaacgctaaaccctaaaggctaaacctaaagctaaaccctaaaccctaaagctaaaccctaaagctaaactataaaccctaaagccaaaccctaaggctaaatcctaaagctaaaccctaaaagccaaaccctaatatatttggGGTTTAAGGGTTATGATTTAgtgtttagggttaagagatcctaattagggttcgacgagccggttccaacgccgctggaatgagtccaatcggagttcgtttgagtcggttccccactgttccccacttttttagtattccccaatgaacctcacactaaaTATAGGGATACATGTAATTCTTCCAaagaaaacaaataataattGATCAAAATACCCCTCATTTAATATTAGTTTTTAGCAGGTTTAGAAAAGTGGATGAATCTGACAATAATTTTAAAACATGAGTTGTTCAGTTGAGAACAAAAACCTTTTTGGATGGATCTAAGAATTATATCCAAGCATGAGAAACGATTTTATTATTCacataattattattaataaataaaattatgatATAATAAACTGAATAAGgtatatatattatgttatataCAAAATCTATAATTAGATACATATTAAAAATAATCATAAATGTATATAACTAATTAAGAAATAAGAAATGAATCAAACACGAGCTTGAAAAACTAATCACGAGTTAAGCTAGAGCTGAACCAAGCCGAACTCAAATTAAAAGAAAACTTTGTTGCAAGAAGACAAGAATCCCCATTCTCCCTCTTTTTCTAACCGTTTCAGCTTTTCCGTTACAACTCCTTTCCCTCCATAAACCCCACTCATCTTcttcaaacacacacacacacactcttcttcttcttcttcttcaaaaaCACACGCACACACACTCTGCGTAAACATCAAATCCAAATTGCTTTCTTGTTGGGTATGGCATCGATACCTCGTACAGTTGCAGATATTTTCGGAGATTACTGCTGTCGTCGTAGAGGATTGATTAATGCTTTAACCCATGGTAACTTCAGTTTCTAACCCTCATGGTATCTTTTCCCGATTGATTCAAGTTACTGATTATCTTCTTTGTTGTTTGAATTTACCCAGATGTTGATACATTCTTTGCTCAGTGTGATTCAGGTACATTGTTCTGTGAATTCGGTTATTCAAATGTGGGTCAGTTGTGTTGATATTTAATCCAGATTTCTTGAATTAAGTTTAATGGAGTTGTTAAAGACTAGATTCTTGTTTCTTGGGTCGAACAAGAACATGTCATGGACCAAAAATTGTGTCAACATGTCAAGGCGGACAACACGCATGCACTACACGAATACGACCCGTTTAACCAGTTATTTTTATTCTTTTGCATATTAAGATTCTAACAACCACAAATTTACGAtcaaaaaatagaaaaatgtATGTATAAGCTTTAAACTATAAAAATTTAATGGTGATTTCTTTTTCAAAGTTTACATTTTGGCAATCCACCTGAGATTAATACATAAAAGTCTAGTATGGGAACTATTAGAAATTGATATTAACAACTTTCTCAGAGTGGTGTATCAGTTGATAATATTTTTttgaacttttataaaaataaatgagttaaacagGTCGACCTGTGAACCGCCAGGCTGACCCAAACCTGAACGTGGTTGTTGTTTCGACCCGACCCGTTTGAGAAGTTTTATTTGATACTCTTGAATGTATGGTTGTGTTGTTCCAGACAAAGACAATCTCTGTCTATATGGATATCCAGATGGAACTTGGGAAGTGACACTTCCATCACATGAGGTCCCACCAGTGATTCCTGACCCCGCTCTTGGAATCAACTTTGCAAGAAATAAGATGAGCCGAGACGAGTGGCTCTACCTGGTTGCAGTCCACAGTGACTCGTGGTTACTCAATGTGGCTTTCTTCTACGCTGCATATCTAAATAAAAATCAAAGGTTCACACTATTTTTAACTTTTAAATGCATGATGTCTACTGTTGCAGTCCACAACGACTCATATTCTTTTTTTGTTACAGGACGCGTTTGTTTAACTTGATTAACCGTCTGACCAATGtggttgaaaatgtaaaaaaatggAACGTTGTACAAAACACGCCTAGAATAGACAAGAGTGGTGAAGCCAGCGGAAGCAATTCCAGGATCCCCCAAAAGGTAAGCAAATATGATTTAAGTAGTTATGTTTTAAATACGGGTCAAGTGACCCTTTCTGTGTGTTAAATACAATCACAAAACTAGAATTGTTGCCTTACTTGTAAGTATATGAGGGGGTATAAATGAGTTAGCTTTTTTGTAACTGTTTTGAAGTAGTCTGTGTGTTAAACATGATCATAAAAACTATAATTTTATCAAAATATATAGAATCAAAAGATTTTAGGAGGATGTGGATTACTAAAGATACACTTTTGGTGGTTTTCAACCTATCCATTTCACCCGTTTTCTTTTTACTTAACTTCTTATTATGATCATTTAACCCATTAAGTCCTCATATTTTCAGATATCAAGTGATGGACCGAGTAAAACCACCTCAAAAATTGTAGAAGATAGTCATATGGAGAGTGAAGAAGAACAAGAGGAGACACCATGTGGCCGTTGTGGCGAAGTCTACCAGAAGAATGAGTTCTGGATCGCGTGTGACTTCTGTCCGTTATGGTATCATGGCAAGTGTGTGAATGTCACAACCACAATGGCCGATGAGATAGACAAGTATGAATGCCCTTTGTGCGCCCTGAAACGAACCAAAGCATAGAGTACAGAAACTGACTGGATTTAGCGTATACCCGTATAGCCATTTTGCTTCTTGTTGTTGTGAAAAGATTAACTCAGTCATGCTATAGTTACTTGTAAATCGTGAAGTGAAAGTTAGACGTTGCGTTTATGACAAAGGAGCCATAACCTTGATGAATTGTATAGGTTATGCTCATTTGAAGATTTTGGATTTGATTTTGATTCAAAGTATACTTTCTGTAGTTGTAATATACTATTTCATTTGGTCTATTCTTTCTGttttgtgtgtgtatgtgtgtgtgtgtgtgtggggggggggggtcacttAACTGACAGACTAATTCCTTCAAGTGCTGTTCAATTGAGATTTTTGTTGGCTTTTTTAGTCTCCACTTAACAAATTATTTAAATGTGATTCCTTAATTCATTtattttagaaaa contains the following coding sequences:
- the LOC110886121 gene encoding PHD finger protein ALFIN-LIKE 3, encoding MASIPRTVADIFGDYCCRRRGLINALTHDVDTFFAQCDSDKDNLCLYGYPDGTWEVTLPSHEVPPVIPDPALGINFARNKMSRDEWLYLVAVHSDSWLLNVAFFYAAYLNKNQRTRLFNLINRLTNVVENVKKWNVVQNTPRIDKSGEASGSNSRIPQKISSDGPSKTTSKIVEDSHMESEEEQEETPCGRCGEVYQKNEFWIACDFCPLWYHGKCVNVTTTMADEIDKYECPLCALKRTKA